The Coffea arabica cultivar ET-39 chromosome 10e, Coffea Arabica ET-39 HiFi, whole genome shotgun sequence region TCCTTGATTAGAATTTATTCAGATTCTAGTCTAAAGTAAAATCAACTTTAATTCTCTTCACGAATAAAGACCAACGAAATGGAGTGATGATCCATAAACATCGTTGACGTGTTTAGAACTCATCGTTTCAGGGAATACTTTATAGATATTGCATTCCAATTATTATAAGCAGCAATTTGCTTATAATTATTGGGATTTGGAGCAGGACCAGTAATTGGTTTAAGGTATTAACACTTAGGATTGGATATAGCACCAATTCTTTGATATATTTGAAGTGTTAGTGAAGTTTAACTACTTACTGATCCAAATTACTATTAAGCATATAACAAATCGAGAACTACAACCCTTTCCAGACCTTTATATGCACAACTAAATCGCTGGATGAGTTTTCTCACATGCCCTTCAATCAGAAGAGATATAGAGGCAAAAGCTATCATATCTTGGGGAACAGTTTATTAGAAGCTAACAAGACCAAGAAAAGAAGACATCGTAAACACAGAAAACCAAGacttagaaaataagaaataatACATTTATGTTAAATTACTTGTCCAATACGACCCATTTGGCTGCATTATCCTTTGCTTCAGCTgccacagtgccagcaggtgtaGCAGAAACGACTTTGATACGCACTCTGACCTACAAACAACACCAAGCATAACTCCgatttgtttctcatttttagTCAAATGTCTTGCTCTCATAAGCAAACAACAAATTATGTCTGATAACATTCGATTTTAAGCAATATAGCAAACTACCGTAGTCATTAATAACACTTCCCTCAGTAAACATATCAGGAATTGACTCCTTATCCCTACATTCACCGCTATTGGCATCACAGCCCATTGTCCTCCAAACCCCAACTCCAATTCAAAAAGACCCATCATAATTCTTCTAAAACTCAAAAGTAGTGCGACAAAAGGGATCTTTCATCTATTTAATACAAGTAATGATTTTTGTTTCCTTCGTTAATGCTCTAAACTTTAGATTTTACCACGTGTGACAAAAACAACACTATCAAAATTACCTAATTAcccataaaagtaaaaaaaaaataaagtttaaaagGTCTTGAAAGATGAAATCAGCATGGAATCTAGGAGAAGACAAAGAGGCCAATCATCATCCCTTGAAAGTTACACTACAAAGTAAAAAgtagaaatgcagcaaaattTTACTACTAGTCACTAAAACGTACATCAATTCGATCTTGAAATTGAAGAACCATTTGAGAACACGACTCAGAGATCTGGCCAATCCGGTCAGGCAACTTGTTCGTCGACGTAAGGTCAGCACCGCCAGCAGCAGCACGGCAGTCTCCTTTCAACCTCGGAAATCCCCAAAATCTCCTCCTCCCTGCATATATTACACGCACTAATCACaccttcccaaaaaaaaaaagtcgaaGTACTACTAGCAGTAGCTTGAGAATTACGGATATGCTTAAGAGTGCAGAAATTCTAACCGGTTTTCTCCTCGGGAAACACGGCGAGCAAGGTAATGCAGTCGCCGGGATGGACGACGTGAGTCAATGCCCAAGCCATTGCCGTCTTCGTGATCACCTTCTCTGCCTTCACGGCCACGATGACTTGCTCCGACGACATTTTTCCGGCAGCACTCCTAGGTGTCAAAGTCGCGTTGCTAATTTGCATTTAACAGCTCCGGTGATCGTAAAATTTAGTGCCGGAGAAAAAGATTTTTGGTGAGAGAGAAGAATATGAAGCTGGTTAGCTGTGTAGGCTTCCCCCcagctttttttttccccaagtgCTCCAGTCGAGTTTGTAATGCACTAGTTGCAATGCTTGTTTCAGTAGGCCAACGACTCCTTTGGTAAACAAACGTGACctgttaagaaattttttttttttttttttgacgattttttaattcctcaatttgGGATTTTACATAAAGAGTAACATATAGTAATTCttgatcccaaaaaaaaaatttctgaacACATTTAGATATTGGCAAAAAATTAGATACTTAATGCTATTTTCTAGAAAATTATTCCTGGcttctaaatttcaaaattcattacGACCGACACTGACCATCGAcacggcaaaaaaaaaaggaaatacaaaGATATgtaagaaaaaggagaaaataaaagTTGATTATGGACAATAACTATCTTTCAATTGAACTTTGGTTTAGTTTTATGCTGAAAATGAACAGATTAATTGgtttcaacaaaataattaaagaCACCTGATTAATCAATTGTGCCATGCAAAAGGGTCGGTACAACTTTTAGATATTGTTCAAAATATTTATTACATATATCTACAAAAACATTTATGTAACGTAGGTTCCGTAATAgcattacatatatatatatatatatatatatatatatatatatatatatatatatatatatatatatattttggtctTCTTAACAATATAAACAATGTCGATTTGCATATAAATGAAAAAAGCTCAAAATCCAGTCAAGGCCATTGAATAATGACAGAAGGAATGAATGGACAACTTGAGATTACAGGTTGGAGTAGCTACCAGTTCATTTTCTTTAGAAGAAGAGAAAGGTTGAGAAAATTCAACACAACTAACGTATGCATGTCATGTATACAGCAAACAATGATAAGCGTTGTTTCTATCACTTTACTTGAATCGGGCCTAGAGTTGGGAGTCTTGCTGGCACCCGATTTCCCACAATTATAATATGAGTTTTGACccacaaataataataataatgattatTCTCATTAACTGAACCGGATTTCAGCTCATGTTATCTGGGAAGGTCGCTGTTGCCTGTTGGCTTAAGAAATTAGACCTCCATTAttgatttgtatttttcttttttttgcccttttacgTGTCTCTTATGCCAACCCGGTTGGACATTTGCCTAATCTGCTCAAGTTGCGTATTTCTGGTTTGGTTTTACGATGAGGACCACATTGGGGTCTGTCCAATTGAATTTAAATTCTTGGTTGAGACCTTGAAGTTTGAGCAGTGGAAAGAAAAGAATGGTACTAATAATTTAAGGTGGCGTGACCATCTTGAGTTGGGGAGAGCTGCAATGATGGATCTTCATCATCATAGGCAGCCACCCAGACACGGTCATGGAATTAATACAAAGGTCGTGAAAGTGATTTGAGGGGGATGAATGGACGGTTGCCATTTCAAGACGATGAGAACTGTTgattgagaaatgaaaaatgtgTATGTAGATAGTGCAGAAGGCGCTTGCGACAGCGCCTCTCATCAGTGAATCTtgaggtcacaagttcgagtctccATTCCACTGGATTCCTCCGTGCACTTAACGTGTTCGGGCCGGGTTGGGGCTCCGGGTCCAGGCCGCAAGGGATTAGTCGGGCCTGATAAGGATTGATCCGGACACCTCTGTGAACGCATCTCTCCGAAATTATAGATCGCATGCAAGAATTTTTatatggatcaaaatatgtTTCCGAGATTTTATAGATTATTCGTCCATCAATATAGCTCTCGCaccacaaacaaaaacaagattcgAACACACGATTTATGTTGTCGCAGAGGATGACCTTAAAAAAGGGAGAGTGGAAAACGGATGGGCATGTTGTTGTCAAGGAGGGATCAGGGCAGCCCACACAAGAACCGAATCATGTGATTACAATTATGATGCAATTAATGCAACCAAATCATTAGTTCTCATCATTCAAAGAATAAGCGCAGTTTGTGAGATACTTGGCCAATTATTCAGCTAAGTGGGCCTTTATTTGTCTGCAAATCGTGATTGTCTTGCGATATTTCTTGCTGGAGTTGAAAACGCATTATCATCCTTTGTCCTCTTATTAACACAGTCCTCGTTTATgagtgattaaaaaaaaaagaaaaaaaaggaaaaatgaactTCTTCTCAAATATCGCAATCTATCAGCACACTATTGTTAATTTCGGTTTGGCAAACTTAAAACTCTCCCCTTACCCTTTTTTGCCTTGTGGCTATGATCTCAACTGCAAAGCTCCTCAAACGCACAGTTGTATTTTCAACCTTTTCGAATGGTCATTCCAACTTTGTTAGTGAGAATGTACACTCAAACCACAAATATATTATGCCTTGTTCTCAAACCGTACAAGGGGATAGCACACTTCGtcgtcaaaataatgcaaaagtaaaataaattattatctCTTTGTTGTCTAATCTGAGGCCGTTCATTTGGATGGAAGTAATCGATGAGCAAAGAAATGATTCAGAAacatattatttggaataattattataacaattttataatgtgatgtatatgagatcaaaaaaattattaaaaaatatatatatattaaaaaatatatttatgatacaaacaaataatttttgtgCAAATAATGTCTATTCAAACACGCCTTAAACTTATTATTTTTCTCCATTTGAAAGTTTAAGCCGGGAAGAAAAGTAACGAAATAGAATAAACATAATATGTCTcgctaaatcttttttttttttggtaatgtCATTTTTACCAGTTAAACAAACATCTAGTTATTTGATTAAATGGACATATTTCTAAGTTCAACATGTTACTTATCTTGTCTCTTGTTTTCTCTCCTAAGGCCCCAAACTACAGAAAATATATAGTCGTAATATtttgttctctttcttttcttctctcatCTAAACTCTCAAACTAGGCATAAATCTTGCACGGGGATGAAAAAGCGAAAATGGCTTGAGCGCCAATCCTTTGTTATATGCTTCTCAACTGGACTGGGATTCGGCttttatttattgatttatttgGGTTCTGAGCACCAGCGGAGGTGGCGGTCAGGTTGTTGATCATTTGCCTAGGATGTTCATGAAAGTAGAGGTCCGGGAGGACAGAGTACTCGGCCCAACCTATCATGGCTTGGGTCCTCACTTTACGGACAGCCTGGCCACACAAAAATGTTGGCGTACGATTGGTAAAACAAACCATAACACGAACCATCTTGAGTCTACAAACCATTACACAAACCATTATCCCCAAATAAATGGATTTTGTGgatcaattttaaaaaattccgTAAGCTCTTGAAATCCTAAAGAGCTAGTCTGATACCGTAGGAATTTGACCTGGCCATTAGCTAATTACTAGTAATTTGGAAGCAAGGCAAAGAGCAATGGTACTTTTAGAATTTGATTACTAGCAATTTTAGAATTTGATTAGCAAATCCGACCCCCGGCCACATATTAATTGATTGCCTATTTCTGATCCCATGACTtgtttagtacttttttttttttttttttgtcattcattACTTAACGACTTTACTTCTACTTTTATTCCTACTCTAACATAATCTAGGAGGAGAGGAGGATTGAACCGCCGTTAGACCAAATGAGTATAATATGCATCCGCATGGATTTAAGAAAATCACATAATGTAACAAATCTTTGGCGGTGACCAACAGGGCAAAAGGCTGTTGGTTCCATGACCCGTTtagtactatttttttttttttgtcaacaacgATATATTatataacctactctatcctaatgTAGGGAGAGGGAGAGCTTAAGGAGGCTTGTGTATTAGGGGCTAGTGGGTATACAGACCCGTTTAGTACTTCCAATGTGATTTACTAACTCATTTTGCAACTTCCTCAAAACCGGGGGACTGGGACTGCAAGGCTCTTAAAAGAGGCAGTAGCATTTTGGCTGAGGAGTtagatagatttttttttccttttgacttaACTCCATTTTGCAATCTCAAACTTGCAGCACTTTTTTACTTTACattctaaattttaattttgaacgCTTTACAATCTAAACTCTCAATTTTGGACACTTTGCATCCTTAATTCTCAAATTTATTCGATTTAAATCTAATAAACGACAAAATTAGCAAAATTAACGAGATAAAGAGTGATGTGAATTAATGAGAATGTATAGTTTTGTTCTAATTGCAATTGACAAAAAGTCTTTTGTTGATTGATGTGGATCACGACTTTCGTGGTTACGATTAATTATGTGATAATTGACAAAAAAATCTTTCCTTGATTGATTTGGATCACGACTTTCGTGATTACCATTAATTACCGAGAGAAGTTTTGGATCAACAAGTCGCACCCGAGTACACGGTGACAATTGACAACCCTTATTAATTTGGTGCTCACGATCAATTATTGAGAGAGACTACGATAGTCTAGAGAAGTTTTGGATCAACAATCATTATCCCCCAGCGTTGTCATTTCTAGCTTTATTTGTCATTTCCAACCTTTTTATTAGTCTTTTTTTAGCCCTTTTATCACTACTCAATTTGAGCATATATCATTGATGTATTGAACAGGCACCTGATGATACTATTGATTGACAGTGTTGAATTTGGTTCGCAGTTCAGTTGAGGCTTCCTGAACTTTTTTTGTCTCCCGGCTAATTACTCTTTTCATGTTCTGCAAGTGCATATAATCCTGTGGTCCGACGGATAAGGCCCTAGTAAATATATTTGCAACTTAAAGTCTTGGTAAGGTTTGTGCATGAAATGAAGCATAAACTACTACATATTTAAAACGCAACATATACTCCTGAAAAATAGGTATAGATGCTACATATTCTTCACACCATCCTTGGATGAGGCATCTTCAAATACAATATACATAGATTATTTGGATAAGACTTAGATTTATTAATAAAGATTAGGAGACAGGCGGGGTGCAATTAGCACATCAAGAGGCGTGGCTTTGGCATTTGTCAATCCAGCGCTCTCAGTCATATCAACCGGTTCATCGCTCGGCTTTGAGATGTCAAATGCATGAAGCAAATCTGCTAAAACCAGGTGTATCATTTGAATGCCAAAATGCAATCCAGGGCAAATTCTTCTGCCTGCGCCAAAGGGGACCAGTTCGAATTGCTTTCCATTGATTTCAACATCTTTATGAGTCGAAAGGAACCTCTCAGGCCTATATTCGGATGGATCATCAGGCCATATGTTTGGATCCCGCTGGAGTTTCCACAGGTTAAATATCAGCCTCGTGCCTTTGGGGACATGATAATTACCACCACCGAAAGTGCAGTCTTCATTGAAGTCCCTAGTAACGCCCAGTGGAGAAGCTGGGTACAGCCGAAATGTCTCTTTGACAATGGCTTGAAGGTAGACCAGATTGTTGATGTCTGATTCTGTTACTCGTCTATCCTTGCCAATGTGGAGATCTAGTTCTTCTCGAGCCTTTCTCAGGACTTGAGGATTGTTCAACAAGAGAGATAGTGCCCATGTTAGCATAACTGCTGTGGTGTCACTCCCACCAGACATCAAATTCTGTTAAGTCCGAATAAGTCAGTATAGCATTAGTAGAAACAATAGTATTAACTATTTTCTTTGCCACATAAATAAAGGGAAAAggggagaaaaagaagaagaagaaaagtctCGTGCTACCAGTAGGATTATAAACTCCAATTTTCATGGAAGTCTATTTCATGTTATATTCTTTAAGAAAAGCCTAGGATGGTTTGAGCTAGCGGAGCAAATCATATGTACATtgctagggatggcaacgggacggggttggggcgggggacccctcccccgtcccccgccccgttgcctattagttccccccgtcccccATCCCGTCCCCCACCTCCCGCTCCCCCGCCCCGCCTTGTCCCCGCCCTGCcttgccccgcttcccccgcggggttaataaaattttattatacaattttattataattaaattttaataaataatcaagtattaaaatatcaacacatcatcaaattattattcattgtaattttacaattgaaactcataaaaataatcaaacagaagttatttgaatacaatccaatatgatgaaataaatataactaaaatagtcaaattttcactttttgtacaaatgcaatcactaatttttcattgtgtttgtgctttttttttagaaaaaagtgttattctattaagtgtaattagaaatttagtataaatgtattagtaaatttagtataactatttaataaattctattagtagacatgtataattattcatataattgataatatcaattatattacataaactaatatacattatataatacatctaactaataatatcattatcataagtttataactaattaacttacatataatatatagtcatttatatatatatatttatatatatatatattttttgcgggtggcggggcgagggtatactcccccgcccccaGTCCCatttctaagcggggggaaattccccccgccccaacccccacCCCATGAGCCCCCGCGCGGGCACCCGCctccattgccatccctatacATTGCAGAGCAGTagatgaaagaaaatgtaagccaaaaggaaaaaaaaaaaaaaaacgacgATATTTCGCTTAAAATAGTGCATACTAGGCACGTGGCCTTGACAATGGTGTCAGCATCATAGCCTCCAGCAAGGTTCATTATTTCTCCTTGGCCACCTTGGGTGACCGAGAGCATTACGTCCATGAAGTCTTGTTGGCCATCACCCTTGCCGGACTCTTTTCTTCGTTTATGCTCCTTCAGCCATCCCTCAACAATCTGATCCATTTCTTTAGCAGTTTCCTTCAGTTTCTTCTCGTGTCCTTCTAAGTCTAACCAACCCAAGAAAGGAACGAAGTCGGCCACCACATATATCCCAACTAAATGAAAGAAATCCCTCGCCGCCTTCTGGCACTGCCTGGCTTCTTTCTCCTCACTGACATCTATTGCTCCCCCAAAGTATCTTTTTCCGGCAATCATTCTTATAATCACGTTTAAAGTCAAGTCCCCAAACCACCGCTTCATATCAACCAAAGCACGACCCTTTGATGACTCCCTGTAAAGCTCTTTCACGGAAATCCCAGTTTCAGAAACTCTCACATGCTTGAGGAGCTCGAGCCGGCGAGCAGAGAGCAATTTTTGGGAAATTATTTTGCGGATCTCGCTCCAAAATGGGCCGTAAGGAACGAAGCCAAACATGGCATAGTTGTAGCCGAGGAGTTTAGCTGCTAAACTAGTTGGTCGTTGTGATACAACCGTATCCTGGGAGGTGAAAAGCTCCTTCGCCATTTCCAGGCTACTGACTACCACGGCCCTGTGAACTCCGAGTCTTAGGGTGAAGGATGGCCCGTATTTGTCAGCCATGCCTCCCAATATTATGTGGGCGAGCTGTGAGCCTCCAGCTAAGAGGTGGAGGTGACCAATTATGGGCCATGCGCCGCCTGCTTCAACCGGTAAACGGCTTTTGATTGGTCTAACTTCAGCCTGCTTAGAGTTAGCAGTCCTCCAAAGTAAAAAGGAGAGAACAAAAGCCAATACAAGTAGCCCAACAGCTGCAGCCCTAGGGTATAAGAGAAGCAATTCCATAGCTAAGTTTTGGGTAGAAACACGGTGGTATGCATATGCCACTCTTATCTTATTGTTATCTCTACCTTGTATATAAAAGAAAGAGAGGTTATGTGCCAGCCGCTCCTAGGCAGTTCAATTGGTTATGGCACCCTCCGTAGGAGCTGTTGTCCAGCCCCGTCAGGATTCGAGTCTCATGATTATCATGTTTGGGGATGAATCTCTCCTTCTAGATCGATGGAGAATTAATCGGGTTCGATTTATCGGATAGTCCGAATATTTCCtccttcagaaaaaaaaaagaaaaagtatagTCTCTTATTTTGATAAGTGTTAGTTTCTACCTGTAGTTGAATTTttacttcattattttttttgattAGTCAAAAGTCATAAATATCTCTCCtctaaattcttttttctttctctttttgctTCTGCTTTTAACTttcatctctcttttttttcttcatctttctttttccccttcaaattttttatttataattaattatactaagattatttttttactatttttttagATGATTATTGTTGACCATGGAGAGGTATCGTAATAATCAACTGATTTAAACTGTCACTTCCTATTCCATCAATTTTAACTCTTTAATCCAgtattttgcttttttttttctttgttccttcatctcaatttttttctgcctttcttcattttgctcagtcaatccattttttttcctttttcctctatAATTAATTGAATGTATGCTTTTCTTGCACGGGAATggatatttcttttattccattGTTCAAAAATCATGATTCATGAATCATGATATCTTTTTTTTAGGAGAAACATTAATAATAGATTTTTTACCTCCATTACTCCTACTGTCCGGTatattccattttctttttattcctaTTCTTCCCTTGTTTCACGTTGCCAAATATGGATTTAACTTTTTTTAACagtatttttttaacttttttatattaactgtatttttttagcctttatcatttttctttttttgcctcTTTGTTCTGTTACCTcagtgtatttatttatttatttattttggcttGATCTCTTTGATTTCATTAAGTTCTCTATTATTTTGGTTCTGCAAATCGATTTTCCTTTCGTGCGATTTGTCTTAAATCGATTTTCCATTCGTGCGGTTTGAAAAGCCTTCCATTCAACttttttgaaagttttattatgaatttgTAGGATAGAAGTTTTTACATGATGATGTCTTGTTTGAAAAAGAAACAGTGGTGAAATTTTATGCATTTGTAATTATAATAACATGATATTTGAATTTTATGAAGCATATATCATTTATGTTAATATTGAACTGGTTTTGCATTTCTCATGTGTTTAGTTTTTGAATCTGTGCTATTGTTTGTCCATACAATACAGTATATATCTCTATTAAATCACAATAAATAAGTTgtagcaaacttttgaaacatTCCACTAAAGATAAACTTTTATAGGCTCATTTTTTGATAattataatttctttttatttgaaagcAAATTATAGTGTCATGAATTTTAGCAATAATTTTATAGATAGGTCTACACTGTGCTTGCACGGTCTGTTTCCTTATAGTgcctattatatatatatatatataatagtcGTATCATCATTCTTATCCTTtcatgttttttctttcttacgTGGCTTAACGAGACGGTAAGTAGTTTCCTACGTGACTTGCTCCTATTTTGTTTAGATATATATCAATTATTATTTCctataagaattcttaatattatatgattcttatttcctacTCAAAAAGGAACTGGAAAGTAATGcgatataaataaaaaagacaTAAATATCTCTATTAGATATATCTCCAAATTCATGTCAATAATTTGTGTACTGCATAGCGAACcgaagtaaataaaaattgttatcATTGCAAGAAATAGAAAAGTAATCAATTTAAAAAAGAATCATTAGTAACAGAAGTCAATATGTGATGTTGGAAACATGattcttaataaattttattagtaAGTGCGAGATCAAGTTTTTAAAGTGGGGGGAAAAAGCAAACATGTGAGCCTAAACGTTTTGCCTCGAGAGACAATGATACAGCCTTGACACAGCCTTGATCCTCGAGAGACGGTAATACATGTGTTGTTACCTTTGCAGCCTTGTCTCCATGTTGATAACATCTCAATGAATTTTCTTAACTTGGGTGGCACCGTATATTTGTCCCTGGTGACAAGTCACATGAAGATCTGTTCAGCCATATGTCAAGAATCAGATGTGAAGATCTAGAAGAAAACTTAAACTACCAGGACTTTGATGGATATCACCTCTTATTTGATGTACGATGTACCTTATCTAGACAATTAGAGGTTGCTGAGTATTTTTTTTCATAGATTAGAAGATGAAGTTGGCAGTCAGCCGTGTCCTTCAGGACCAAACTGATGGATCAAGGCTGTGTCAGGAAATGCATGGGAATTGAGGCGAGTGGTGGGCAGCTGTGGCCTGTGAGAGGACCCCTTTCTTCTGCCATAGTTTTGGTACTAATACTAGAGGACTAACCTTCACAAAAAGAACCGTTTAAAAATACTGGCGCTGCTGTTTACTTTGACTGTCATCTTTTTTCACTAATCTAAAACAACTCAAGAAATGGATCAAAATGATGTAGTTTTGATTCATACTATATCACTGTTAAGCATGTATATTCTGTTTTAAGTACTCTTCCCTGCCATTTAGGACAAGTAAGAAATATCTCAATGCAAAACATCTCATAGACAGAATATATTTTGTTGCAATTCATTTGTATTATTCAGGTCCTCAATAAACATTTCTACGATTGCTTTTGCTATTAAATACTAGATCCTTTCCAAACTGAGTTACGAGTAAAGGTGAGGAGGCAGGCGTGGAGCAACAAGGAGTTGGAGCGGAGTGGCTTTGATGTTTGTCAATCCGGCGCTCTCAGTCATATCAACCGGTTCATTAGAAGGAGTTGAGAGGTCAAAAGCATGGAGCAAATTGGCCAAGACTAGGTGTAACATCTGAAGCCCCAAATTAATCCCAGGGCAAATTCTTCTACCAGCCCCAAATGGGATCAATTCGAAATGATAACCTTTCACATCAATATGCTTATGTGTGGTGAGGAACCTCTCCGGCCTGAACTCCAACGGACCATCATGCCATACGTTAGGATCCCTCTGGATTTTCCACATGTTCAGGATTACTCTTGTGCCTTTTGGAATATGATAGCCACCTATAATACAGTCTTCACTCAATTCTCTGGTGCCCCCCAGTGGCCCGGGTGGATATAGTCGTAGCGTTTCTTTGATGATCGCTTGGAGGTAGACCAAATTACTAATATCTGATTCTGTAACCCGCCTCTCCTTGCCGACGTGCAGGTCTAGTTCTTCTTGAGCCTTCTTCAAGACTCGAGGGTTGTTCATTATCAAAGACAGCGTCCATGTTAGCATCACTACAGTGGTATCACTCCCACCAGAAATCAAACCCTGTCAAGTCCAAAAGACagcaaaattttgaacttaCTTGCAGTTTTCTTTAAACTAACGTATTCTAGATATTGATCAGCTGTAAAGAAACAAATTGagaataagaaaaattaaaagtatATATACTGGACTTACTACGCAAGTAGCTTTGGTGATAGTATCAGCATCGTAACCAGCAGAAAAATCTGCACCTTCTGTGAGTGAGAGCATGACGTCCATGAAGTCCTGATGATCACTAGTGGCCTCGCCCGAATGTTTCTTTCGACGATGTTCTTTCAACCATCCGTCGGCTAGTCGGTCCACCTCTTGAgcatttactttcattttcctcTCGTACCCTCCCCAGTCCAACCATCTTAGATAAGGAACAGAGTCCGCCAGTACAAACAGCCCAGTTAAATAAAAGAATTCCCTCATCACCTTTTGGCACACCTTTGCTTCTTTCTCCTCGCTAACGTCTGCTGCCCCAAAGAACCTTTTCCCCACAACCATCCTAAGGATCACGTTTAGAGTCAAGTCCGCAAACCACTGCTT contains the following coding sequences:
- the LOC113711873 gene encoding strychnine-10-hydroxylase; amino-acid sequence: MELLLLYPRAAAVGLLVLAFVLSFLLWRTANSKQAEVRPIKSRLPVEAGGAWPIIGHLHLLAGGSQLAHIILGGMADKYGPSFTLRLGVHRAVVVSSLEMAKELFTSQDTVVSQRPTSLAAKLLGYNYAMFGFVPYGPFWSEIRKIISQKLLSARRLELLKHVRVSETGISVKELYRESSKGRALVDMKRWFGDLTLNVIIRMIAGKRYFGGAIDVSEEKEARQCQKAARDFFHLVGIYVVADFVPFLGWLDLEGHEKKLKETAKEMDQIVEGWLKEHKRRKESGKGDGQQDFMDVMLSVTQGGQGEIMNLAGGYDADTIVKATCLNLMSGGSDTTAVMLTWALSLLLNNPQVLRKAREELDLHIGKDRRVTESDINNLVYLQAIVKETFRLYPASPLGVTRDFNEDCTFGGGNYHVPKGTRLIFNLWKLQRDPNIWPDDPSEYRPERFLSTHKDVEINGKQFELVPFGAGRRICPGLHFGIQMIHLVLADLLHAFDISKPSDEPVDMTESAGLTNAKATPLDVLIAPRLSPNLY
- the LOC113712365 gene encoding strychnine-10-hydroxylase-like; translation: MMEWSFQHLNAAAVGLLAFSFFLVYFFFNKDAKKHGSVPPEAGGAWPIIGHLHLLGRGPERLPHITLAALAEKYGPAFTIRLGVHKNLVVSSWELAKEIFTTHDLATASRPNSLASELLSYDYASFGFAPYGDYWREMRKVISIELLSTKRLELLKHVRISETDLSTKDLYNLWNSSSGPVLVEMKQWFADLTLNVILRMVVGKRFFGAADVSEEKEAKVCQKVMREFFYLTGLFVLADSVPYLRWLDWGGYERKMKVNAQEVDRLADGWLKEHRRKKHSGEATSDHQDFMDVMLSLTEGADFSAGYDADTITKATCVGLISGGSDTTVVMLTWTLSLIMNNPRVLKKAQEELDLHVGKERRVTESDISNLVYLQAIIKETLRLYPPGPLGGTRELSEDCIIGGYHIPKGTRVILNMWKIQRDPNVWHDGPLEFRPERFLTTHKHIDVKGYHFELIPFGAGRRICPGINLGLQMLHLVLANLLHAFDLSTPSNEPVDMTESAGLTNIKATPLQLLVAPRLPPHLYS